The Kordia sp. SMS9 genome window below encodes:
- a CDS encoding FeoA family protein, which produces MLTIADLKKGETAIILDFPIDSIPLKLIEMGCLPGNEISLVQTAIFNGPLFLTINESNIAIRKDTAAQIQIEKVL; this is translated from the coding sequence GTGTTGACGATTGCAGATTTAAAAAAAGGGGAAACAGCGATTATTCTCGACTTTCCAATTGATTCCATTCCGCTAAAACTTATTGAAATGGGTTGCTTGCCTGGAAACGAAATTTCATTGGTACAAACCGCAATTTTTAATGGTCCTTTATTTTTAACGATTAACGAAAGTAATATTGCCATCAGAAAAGATACTGCAGCGCAAATTCAAATTGAAAAAGTTTTGTAA